A genomic segment from Leptospira yasudae encodes:
- a CDS encoding TIGR02300 family protein, producing the protein MATGKKTASKKTASAAAKKKATAKKAAPKKANASAKKKEEIIKKALSSPASKAAGTKKTSSSKGVALNPLGKKWTCHTCSTKFYDLNKEEKICPKCGADQNKRPVTRTRTVRPRVVEEEEVIEEDNLIDDEEMEFTEEPLEEALDEDDDAEETEE; encoded by the coding sequence ATGGCAACTGGTAAAAAAACTGCATCCAAGAAAACTGCCTCGGCCGCGGCTAAGAAAAAGGCGACGGCTAAAAAAGCTGCGCCTAAAAAAGCGAACGCCTCGGCAAAAAAGAAAGAAGAAATCATCAAAAAGGCTCTTTCGAGTCCGGCTTCCAAGGCTGCGGGAACGAAAAAGACTTCTTCTTCCAAAGGAGTGGCCCTCAATCCACTCGGAAAAAAATGGACCTGTCATACTTGCTCCACGAAATTTTACGATCTCAATAAAGAAGAAAAGATCTGTCCGAAATGCGGAGCCGATCAGAACAAACGTCCCGTTACCCGGACTCGCACGGTTCGCCCGAGAGTCGTAGAGGAAGAGGAAGTAATCGAAGAAGATAATCTGATCGACGACGAAGAAATGGAATTCACCGAAGAACCTCTGGAAGAGGCTTTGGATGAAGACGACGATGCGGAAGAAACGGAAGAGTAA